The following proteins are co-located in the Sulfurospirillum deleyianum DSM 6946 genome:
- the ileS gene encoding isoleucine--tRNA ligase, which produces MDYKETLLLPQTDFPMRGNLPQNEPARYAKWFSKEKSAYAKMIQNRENAPQSFILHDGPPYANGHIHIGHALNKILKDVIIKTHYFFGEKVRYVPGWDCHGLPIEQQVEKNLGKEKKDALPKSKIRELCREHARKFIDIQREEFKSLGVIGDWDNPYMTMKFKFEADIYRALCGVADKGLLIERSKPVYWSWAARSALAEAEVEYEDKEDYSIFVAFALGDEAKAKLEISSDASVIIWTTTPWTLPANVGISFSPDENYVLTSDGYIVAEPLHVKLVEQGVIAGEVVKTFNASVLENSFAINPLNARSSQLILGNHVTMDGGSGCVHTAPGHGDDDYKVGLRYGLEVVMPVDERGCYDETIVRLGLLPNPESFVGEHIFKCNERILELLGNSLLKCSRFTHSYPFCWRTHQPIIYRATKQWFVAMDEAVDGRESLRKMAMKELGKVRFYPKSGINRLGSMIENRPDWCISRQRDWGVPIAFFRDKTTGKPIFDTKVVEHIATIFEEKGADAWWDLEIADLLVENSGYNPENLEKVMDILDVWFDSGSTWKAVLESSEYDSGSYPATMYLEGSDQHRGWFQSSLLVSTANNGIAPYAKILTHGFTVDEKGEKMSKSKGNVVAPSDVAKQYGVEILRLWVGTSEYTTDLKISDNILKQISEQYRKIRNTFRFLLANVNDLEVLMPIAQMGALDKWILAHAKGVFDEVEAYFREYEFSKGFALLNHFITVELSGIYLDISKDRLYCNAKNDSLRLSAQSAMALIAEKLMALMAPTLTYTIDEMMEYAPAILKKESVFDVLYSPFPMIESNFDEAYMVEAREKFFEIVDNLKKEKVIKSTLELVIQTKSPKISALEKVDAEDWFTVSKVIEHDEADEMGVFEVAGDSFKILKASKCKCPRCWKYRSKSEEELCHRCNEALHG; this is translated from the coding sequence ATGGACTATAAAGAGACCTTGCTTCTTCCACAGACAGATTTTCCCATGCGAGGAAATCTTCCCCAAAATGAACCTGCACGTTATGCAAAGTGGTTTTCCAAAGAAAAGAGCGCTTATGCTAAAATGATTCAAAATCGTGAAAATGCCCCTCAGTCATTTATCTTGCACGATGGCCCTCCGTATGCCAATGGGCATATTCACATCGGTCACGCCCTCAATAAAATTCTCAAAGACGTGATTATTAAAACGCATTACTTCTTTGGTGAAAAAGTGCGTTATGTTCCAGGTTGGGATTGTCATGGTTTGCCTATTGAACAGCAGGTGGAAAAAAACCTTGGTAAAGAGAAAAAAGACGCACTGCCAAAAAGTAAAATTCGTGAATTGTGCCGTGAACACGCACGTAAATTTATTGATATTCAGCGAGAAGAGTTTAAATCCTTAGGTGTAATAGGCGATTGGGACAATCCGTATATGACGATGAAATTTAAATTTGAAGCGGATATTTACAGAGCGCTTTGTGGTGTCGCAGACAAAGGACTTTTAATTGAGCGTAGCAAACCAGTCTATTGGTCATGGGCGGCACGTAGTGCTTTAGCTGAAGCGGAAGTGGAGTATGAAGATAAAGAAGATTACTCTATCTTTGTGGCATTTGCCCTCGGTGATGAAGCAAAAGCGAAGTTAGAGATTAGCTCTGATGCGTCGGTGATTATCTGGACGACAACGCCATGGACATTGCCTGCTAATGTGGGTATCTCCTTTAGTCCTGATGAAAATTACGTGCTTACTAGCGACGGTTATATCGTGGCGGAGCCTTTACATGTAAAGCTTGTAGAGCAAGGTGTTATAGCGGGTGAGGTTGTTAAAACGTTTAACGCAAGCGTGCTTGAAAACAGCTTTGCGATCAATCCGCTCAATGCTCGCTCATCACAGTTAATTTTAGGCAATCATGTCACGATGGATGGCGGAAGTGGATGTGTTCATACCGCTCCTGGGCATGGTGATGATGACTACAAAGTAGGGCTTCGTTACGGACTTGAAGTGGTGATGCCTGTGGATGAAAGGGGTTGTTATGATGAAACGATCGTTCGTTTAGGACTGCTTCCAAATCCTGAGAGTTTTGTGGGTGAGCATATTTTTAAATGCAATGAGCGTATTTTGGAGCTTTTGGGCAACAGTTTGCTGAAATGTTCAAGATTCACCCACTCCTATCCCTTTTGTTGGAGAACCCATCAGCCTATCATTTACCGTGCGACCAAGCAGTGGTTTGTGGCGATGGATGAAGCGGTGGATGGACGTGAGAGTCTTCGTAAAATGGCGATGAAGGAACTGGGGAAAGTTCGTTTCTATCCAAAATCGGGCATTAACCGTTTGGGTTCGATGATTGAAAATCGCCCTGATTGGTGTATCTCACGTCAAAGAGATTGGGGTGTTCCTATCGCATTTTTTAGAGATAAAACGACAGGTAAACCGATTTTTGATACGAAAGTCGTAGAGCACATCGCTACTATTTTTGAAGAAAAAGGTGCGGATGCGTGGTGGGATTTGGAGATTGCAGATCTTTTGGTTGAGAACAGTGGTTATAACCCTGAAAATCTTGAAAAAGTGATGGATATTTTGGATGTCTGGTTTGACAGTGGTAGCACGTGGAAAGCTGTCCTTGAATCTTCAGAGTATGATTCAGGCAGTTATCCTGCCACAATGTATTTGGAAGGAAGTGACCAACATCGTGGTTGGTTTCAAAGCTCACTTTTGGTGAGTACGGCTAATAACGGCATTGCACCTTATGCTAAGATTTTAACGCATGGTTTCACCGTCGATGAGAAGGGTGAGAAGATGAGCAAATCTAAGGGCAATGTGGTAGCACCCTCAGATGTTGCGAAACAATATGGTGTTGAGATTTTACGTTTATGGGTGGGTACGAGTGAGTACACTACCGATTTGAAAATCAGCGATAATATTTTAAAACAAATCAGCGAGCAGTACCGAAAAATCCGAAATACCTTTCGATTTTTATTGGCAAACGTCAATGACCTTGAAGTGTTGATGCCTATTGCGCAAATGGGTGCATTGGATAAGTGGATTTTAGCCCATGCCAAAGGGGTGTTTGATGAGGTTGAGGCTTATTTTAGAGAGTATGAGTTCTCTAAAGGGTTTGCACTTCTTAATCATTTTATCACTGTTGAGCTTAGCGGTATTTATTTGGATATTTCAAAAGATAGACTCTACTGTAATGCTAAAAATGATTCTCTTCGTCTCTCCGCACAGAGTGCGATGGCGTTAATCGCCGAGAAATTGATGGCATTAATGGCTCCGACACTCACTTATACCATTGATGAGATGATGGAATACGCCCCTGCTATTTTGAAAAAAGAAAGCGTTTTTGATGTACTTTACTCACCATTTCCAATGATTGAGAGCAATTTTGATGAAGCGTATATGGTAGAAGCCAGAGAGAAATTTTTTGAGATTGTGGATAACTTGAAGAAAGAGAAAGTCATTAAATCTACGCTTGAATTGGTCATTCAAACGAAATCACCTAAAATTTCAGCGCTTGAAAAAGTCGATGCGGAAGATTGGTTTACGGTGAGTAAAGTGATTGAGCATGATGAAGCAGATGAAATGGGTGTATTTGAAGTGGCGGGCGATAGCTTTAAAATTTTAAAAGCCTCTAAATGCAAATGTCCACGTTGTTGGAAATACCGCTCAAAAAGCGAAGAAGAGCTTTGCCATCGATGTAATGAGGCACTTCATGGTTGA
- the gatA gene encoding Asp-tRNA(Asn)/Glu-tRNA(Gln) amidotransferase subunit GatA, translating to MITLKEALKLPKEEIEALRSELKKEIEAKKSLGAYVEQLTCKPMSEYGSGIPIAIKDNIQVNGWEVTSASNILQGYVAPYNATVIDNMLRHGLAPFGRTNMDEFAMGSSTESSFYGKTLNPHNPNCVPGGSSGGSAAAVAGGIAIAALGSDTGGSIRQPAAFCGCVGLKPTYGKVSRYGLGAYSSSLDQIGPITQNVEDAAILYDIIAGHEPKDSTSASMAHQSVADKLNADRKMTIAVIENYLNEASDEVREKMLEGIKALEKAGHKIIYRNFINSKYDIATYYVIATAEASANLSRYDGVRYGNRGSNENLKEMFIQSRSLGFGEEVKRRILLGTFVLSSGYYDAYYIKAQKARHFIKAQYEAIFKEAELIFMPVTPTTAFEFGSKADPLEMYLSDIYTISLNLVGLPGISVPLGFDSKGLPVGGQLIGQAYGEQALLDGALSLERALGL from the coding sequence GTGATAACCTTAAAAGAGGCGTTAAAACTTCCTAAAGAAGAGATTGAGGCATTGAGAAGTGAGCTCAAAAAAGAGATTGAAGCGAAAAAAAGCTTGGGTGCGTATGTAGAACAGCTTACATGTAAACCTATGAGTGAGTATGGCTCAGGTATTCCCATTGCGATTAAAGACAATATTCAAGTCAATGGTTGGGAAGTCACCAGTGCTTCTAATATCTTGCAAGGCTATGTTGCACCGTATAATGCAACCGTGATTGACAATATGCTACGCCACGGTTTAGCTCCTTTTGGTCGAACCAATATGGATGAGTTTGCGATGGGAAGCTCCACGGAGTCTTCTTTCTATGGTAAAACCCTTAACCCACACAATCCAAACTGTGTCCCTGGTGGAAGCAGTGGCGGAAGTGCGGCAGCGGTTGCGGGTGGCATTGCGATTGCAGCATTGGGAAGTGATACAGGTGGAAGTATTCGCCAACCTGCGGCATTTTGCGGTTGTGTAGGGTTAAAACCCACCTATGGCAAAGTAAGCCGTTATGGTTTGGGGGCGTATTCAAGTTCACTGGATCAGATTGGACCGATTACGCAAAATGTGGAAGATGCGGCGATTTTGTATGACATTATCGCAGGGCATGAGCCTAAAGACTCCACCAGTGCGAGTATGGCGCATCAAAGTGTGGCAGATAAACTCAATGCCGATCGTAAAATGACCATTGCGGTGATTGAAAATTATCTCAATGAAGCCAGCGATGAAGTGCGTGAAAAAATGCTTGAAGGCATCAAAGCCCTTGAAAAAGCGGGGCATAAAATTATTTATCGTAATTTCATTAATTCTAAGTATGACATCGCAACCTATTATGTCATTGCAACCGCTGAGGCAAGTGCGAATTTAAGCCGCTATGATGGGGTGCGTTATGGCAATCGTGGAAGCAATGAAAATCTTAAAGAGATGTTTATTCAAAGCCGAAGTCTAGGATTTGGTGAAGAGGTGAAGCGTAGAATTTTACTTGGAACCTTTGTTTTGAGTAGTGGGTATTACGATGCGTATTATATTAAGGCGCAAAAAGCACGCCATTTCATTAAAGCGCAATACGAGGCTATTTTTAAAGAGGCGGAGCTTATTTTTATGCCTGTAACGCCAACAACTGCGTTTGAATTTGGTTCAAAAGCCGATCCTTTAGAGATGTATTTGAGTGATATTTATACCATTTCACTCAATCTTGTGGGACTTCCAGGCATTTCTGTGCCATTAGGTTTTGATAGTAAAGGGTTACCAGTAGGTGGACAACTGATTGGTCAAGCATACGGTGAGCAAGCGCTTTTAGATGGAGCACTGAGCTTAGAGAGAGCATTAGGGTTATAG
- the guaB gene encoding IMP dehydrogenase: MKIRKRALTFEDVLLVPQYSEILPKEVDIKTKLTKRISLNIPLVSAAMDTVTEHRAAIMMARLGGIGIIHKNMDIESQVREVRRVKKSESGIIIDPVSIKAHATLRDALAIMSEYRISGVPVVDDSNTLIGILTNRDLRFENDYTKNVEELMTKMPLITVKKGTTLDDAEAIFRTNKVEKLPVVDEDNKLSGLITIKDLKKRQEYPNANKDAFGRLRVGAAIGVGQLDRARALSEAGVDVLVLDSAHGHSKGIIDTVKLIKKELDVDIIAGNIATSEAAEALVAAGVDGIKIGIGPGSICTTRIVSGVGVPQISAIEECSEVGRKHGVPVIADGGIKYSGDFAKALAAGAQSVMVGSLLAGTDESPGEVITYQGRQYKTYRGMGSIGAMTKGSSDRYFQEGTAADKLVPEGIEGRVPHAGSIRDVIFQLVGGLRSSMGYVGARDIVDYQERAEFVEITSAGLKESHVHDVIITHEAPNYRVN; the protein is encoded by the coding sequence ATGAAAATTAGAAAAAGAGCACTGACATTTGAAGATGTATTATTGGTTCCACAATATTCGGAGATTTTGCCTAAAGAGGTTGACATTAAAACAAAGCTTACTAAACGCATTAGTCTGAATATTCCTTTGGTGTCTGCGGCGATGGATACGGTCACGGAACATAGAGCGGCGATTATGATGGCACGTTTGGGGGGGATTGGTATTATTCATAAAAATATGGATATCGAATCTCAGGTAAGAGAAGTCCGTCGTGTTAAGAAGAGCGAGAGTGGCATTATTATTGACCCTGTTTCGATTAAAGCACATGCCACGCTTCGTGACGCACTAGCAATTATGTCAGAGTACCGCATTTCAGGTGTTCCAGTGGTGGATGATAGCAACACGCTCATTGGTATTTTAACCAACCGTGATTTACGTTTTGAAAATGACTATACAAAAAATGTCGAAGAGTTGATGACTAAAATGCCTTTAATTACCGTGAAAAAAGGCACAACGCTGGATGATGCGGAGGCGATTTTTAGAACCAATAAGGTTGAAAAACTCCCTGTGGTCGATGAGGACAATAAACTCTCAGGTCTTATTACCATTAAAGATTTAAAAAAACGTCAAGAGTATCCCAATGCCAACAAAGATGCGTTTGGAAGACTTCGTGTGGGTGCTGCCATTGGCGTGGGTCAGTTAGATCGTGCTCGTGCTTTAAGCGAAGCGGGTGTGGATGTGTTGGTTTTAGACTCAGCACACGGGCATTCAAAAGGCATTATTGATACGGTTAAGCTGATTAAAAAAGAATTAGATGTTGATATTATCGCAGGAAATATCGCTACATCCGAAGCGGCAGAAGCTTTGGTTGCCGCAGGTGTGGATGGCATTAAAATTGGTATAGGACCGGGAAGTATTTGTACAACACGTATCGTCTCAGGTGTGGGTGTGCCACAAATTTCTGCCATTGAAGAGTGCTCTGAAGTGGGTCGCAAACACGGGGTTCCTGTGATTGCTGATGGAGGTATTAAGTATTCAGGCGATTTTGCCAAAGCCTTAGCAGCGGGTGCTCAGAGCGTTATGGTAGGAAGCTTACTAGCAGGAACCGATGAGAGTCCTGGTGAAGTGATTACCTATCAAGGGCGTCAGTACAAAACATACCGTGGTATGGGAAGTATTGGGGCGATGACCAAAGGAAGCAGTGATCGTTATTTTCAAGAGGGAACGGCTGCGGATAAACTGGTACCTGAGGGTATTGAGGGTCGTGTGCCTCATGCAGGTTCTATTCGTGATGTGATTTTCCAACTCGTAGGCGGTCTTCGCTCTTCAATGGGCTATGTGGGCGCACGTGATATTGTTGATTATCAAGAGAGAGCAGAGTTTGTGGAAATTACCAGTGCAGGGCTTAAAGAGAGCCACGTGCATGATGTTATCATCACACACGAAGCACCTAATTACAGAGTGAATTAA
- the metX gene encoding homoserine O-acetyltransferase MetX, whose protein sequence is MKIKTALAQFDEALYLESGRILETYELKYELYGEMNEDKSNVIVLFHALTGSHHAAGRYEGETKAGWWDPLIGDGKVIDTTKFCVICVNVLGSCFGSTGPMSINPKTKEPLRLKFPVLTISDMVRAQMNLFARLGILEAYAIIGGSMGGMQGLCMSIEYPHFAKRVILLATTYATGPWAIAWNKIAMEGISHDPRFKEGNYNPEDFEEEGLHSFAMGRMAGHISFLSPHSMNKKFGRNYVETDGLYELFGRFQVEKYMEYNGYSFAKRFDPLSYLYIIKAMNIFDAMRNYDSLEDSIKHIKAKLTLISFKGDCLFMPEEMEMIKNTMENIGRSERVDYICIDSNYGHDAFLVEYDKFDFYIKKALEAKG, encoded by the coding sequence TTGAAAATTAAAACAGCCCTTGCTCAGTTTGATGAAGCACTTTATTTGGAGAGTGGACGTATTTTAGAGACGTATGAACTCAAATATGAGCTTTACGGTGAAATGAACGAAGACAAAAGCAATGTGATTGTGCTCTTTCATGCACTTACAGGCAGTCATCATGCCGCAGGTCGTTATGAGGGTGAAACTAAAGCTGGGTGGTGGGATCCTTTGATTGGCGATGGAAAAGTGATTGATACGACAAAATTTTGTGTCATTTGTGTCAATGTTTTAGGAAGCTGTTTTGGCTCCACCGGACCTATGAGCATCAATCCTAAAACCAAAGAGCCGTTGCGTCTTAAGTTTCCTGTTTTAACCATTAGCGATATGGTCAGAGCTCAGATGAACCTGTTTGCTCGTTTGGGGATTTTAGAGGCGTATGCGATTATTGGAGGCTCAATGGGGGGAATGCAAGGGCTTTGTATGTCCATTGAGTATCCTCATTTTGCTAAACGGGTGATTTTACTTGCCACCACCTATGCCACAGGACCTTGGGCAATCGCTTGGAATAAAATTGCGATGGAAGGCATTTCGCATGACCCTCGTTTTAAAGAGGGCAATTATAATCCTGAGGATTTTGAAGAAGAGGGCTTGCATAGTTTTGCCATGGGGCGAATGGCAGGACACATTAGTTTTTTAAGTCCGCACTCGATGAATAAAAAATTTGGACGCAACTACGTTGAAACCGATGGTTTGTATGAGCTCTTTGGGCGTTTTCAAGTGGAAAAGTACATGGAGTACAACGGGTACAGTTTTGCCAAACGGTTTGACCCTTTAAGTTACTTGTATATCATTAAAGCGATGAATATTTTTGATGCGATGCGCAATTACGACTCTTTGGAAGATTCGATTAAACATATTAAAGCCAAACTCACACTGATTTCATTTAAGGGTGATTGCCTTTTTATGCCCGAAGAGATGGAGATGATTAAAAACACGATGGAAAATATAGGGCGCAGTGAGCGGGTGGATTATATCTGCATTGATAGCAACTATGGGCATGATGCCTTTTTAGTCGAGTACGATAAGTTTGATTTTTACATTAAAAAAGCATTAGAGGCAAAGGGTTAA
- the xseB gene encoding exodeoxyribonuclease VII small subunit has product MQEEKESFEVKLERAKIILENLSNPELSLEEGMKKYQEGIAILKEATKMLEEAKLTYTQLQEKE; this is encoded by the coding sequence ATGCAAGAAGAAAAAGAGAGTTTTGAAGTAAAACTAGAGCGTGCCAAAATCATTTTAGAGAACCTTTCTAATCCTGAACTCTCCTTAGAAGAAGGGATGAAAAAGTATCAAGAGGGTATTGCGATTTTAAAAGAGGCGACGAAGATGCTTGAAGAGGCGAAACTCACTTACACGCAATTACAAGAGAAGGAATAA
- a CDS encoding carbon-nitrogen hydrolase family protein: protein MKIAALQLSTLPMSEAKLDYYFRICKQEGVEVVLLSEYALNSFFKELENMPISMIKEQSNHKIEALKKLCAVYDLHVIAPIVNVKGDFCYKCNAHFSPKSVHFFEQQFLINYKHWNEEKFFANAISKYTLPLFLHGGLRFGIVSGYELHFDMVWVEVMRKNVDVVLIPTSSTFESSKRWEELLKLRSMLNNVYILRANRVGTYKEEETWQFYGQSSLLSPFGEVELSLGDKEEMLVASIEKESLAEARKLWGWKKHVLKREAL from the coding sequence ATGAAAATAGCGGCATTGCAACTAAGCACCTTACCGATGAGTGAGGCAAAGCTGGATTATTACTTTCGTATTTGCAAACAAGAAGGGGTTGAGGTCGTTTTGCTGAGTGAATACGCACTCAATAGCTTTTTTAAAGAGTTAGAAAATATGCCCATCTCAATGATTAAAGAGCAATCTAACCATAAAATTGAAGCGTTGAAAAAATTGTGCGCCGTGTATGATTTACATGTTATCGCTCCCATTGTGAATGTCAAGGGTGATTTTTGTTATAAGTGCAATGCCCATTTTTCACCCAAATCGGTTCATTTTTTTGAACAGCAGTTTCTCATTAATTACAAACATTGGAATGAAGAGAAGTTTTTTGCCAATGCTATTTCTAAGTACACTTTACCCCTTTTCTTGCATGGCGGACTTCGTTTTGGCATTGTGAGTGGGTATGAATTGCATTTTGATATGGTGTGGGTTGAGGTGATGCGTAAAAATGTGGATGTGGTATTAATCCCTACTTCTTCAACCTTTGAGTCCTCAAAACGCTGGGAAGAGCTGTTAAAACTGCGCTCCATGCTCAACAACGTCTATATTTTACGAGCCAATCGAGTAGGCACGTATAAAGAAGAGGAAACATGGCAGTTTTACGGACAAAGTAGTTTGCTTTCTCCTTTTGGTGAAGTAGAGCTTAGCTTAGGCGATAAAGAGGAGATGCTTGTAGCGAGTATTGAGAAAGAGAGCTTAGCGGAAGCTAGAAAATTATGGGGTTGGAAAAAACACGTACTCAAACGAGAGGCATTATGA
- a CDS encoding HesA/MoeB/ThiF family protein: protein MMNYFHRQIQLWGEEKQASLQHKKIVIIGCGGLGSSLAYALGSSGIGEIHLVDFDTVSVHNIHRQIAFKVGDEGKFKAQIVKQSIEERCPYVKVFAHVGRLEDFTCKGIGVDLIIDATDNLPTRALIDTYAKEVKTPWLYGSVEAFHGQVCLFEQSSFKAFAISNKTPEGIAAPIVMHIASLQANLALRYLVGLRVKKDLLYYLYFNDEGELMTQKLNMPH from the coding sequence ATGATGAACTATTTTCACCGACAAATTCAGCTCTGGGGCGAAGAGAAACAAGCCTCTTTGCAACATAAAAAAATTGTCATCATTGGGTGTGGAGGGCTAGGAAGCTCTTTAGCCTATGCACTAGGCAGTTCAGGTATTGGTGAGATACATCTCGTTGATTTTGATACGGTGAGTGTGCACAATATTCACCGTCAAATTGCTTTTAAAGTCGGGGATGAGGGTAAGTTTAAAGCCCAAATTGTCAAACAAAGCATAGAAGAGCGTTGCCCGTATGTCAAGGTTTTTGCGCATGTTGGACGTTTAGAAGACTTTACATGTAAAGGCATTGGCGTTGATTTAATCATCGATGCGACCGATAATTTACCCACACGCGCTTTGATAGATACGTATGCCAAAGAGGTTAAAACCCCGTGGCTTTATGGCTCGGTGGAGGCATTTCATGGGCAAGTGTGTCTCTTTGAGCAGAGCAGTTTTAAAGCCTTTGCCATCAGTAACAAAACCCCTGAGGGCATTGCAGCACCTATTGTCATGCACATCGCCTCCTTGCAAGCCAATTTAGCTTTGCGGTATCTTGTGGGTCTTCGTGTTAAAAAAGATTTGCTCTATTATCTTTATTTTAATGATGAGGGTGAACTGATGACTCAAAAATTGAATATGCCTCATTAA
- a CDS encoding succinyldiaminopimelate transaminase, with amino-acid sequence MHFEPYPFEKLSELLKNITPNSVYPAVSLTIGEPQFDTPDFIQEALKQNSALLNKYPKSLGEACVNEAQRSFMQKRFGVELKASELIPTFGTREVLFNFPQYFLFDKPNPVMAYTNPFYQIYEGAAIASRAKVIHLNLSKENAFKPDMNTPELQNADLIILNFPNNPTTSTLSLEELSEWVRFALKHDIVLLNDECYSEIYADIKPVSLLEASLYVGNHSFKNMLVINSISKRSSAPSLRSGFIAGDANILKGYAQYRTYVGMGIPLPIQMASVLAWNDMEHVELTRKEYAKNLSLAQEILGVKKVDATFYVWLEVSDDIAFTCKLYETKNIKVLPGRFLGREGMGEGYVRIALVENSEKTEKILKEIAAFMKEND; translated from the coding sequence TTGCATTTTGAACCCTATCCCTTTGAAAAACTCAGTGAATTACTTAAAAATATAACACCAAATAGTGTGTATCCAGCGGTTTCTTTAACCATTGGTGAACCGCAGTTTGATACGCCTGATTTTATCCAAGAAGCACTCAAACAAAACAGTGCCTTACTCAATAAATACCCAAAATCCTTAGGCGAAGCGTGTGTGAATGAAGCACAGCGCAGTTTTATGCAAAAGCGTTTTGGTGTGGAACTTAAAGCCAGTGAGCTTATTCCTACTTTTGGTACCAGAGAGGTGTTGTTTAATTTTCCTCAATATTTTTTATTTGACAAACCAAATCCCGTGATGGCGTACACCAATCCCTTTTATCAGATTTACGAAGGGGCTGCGATTGCCAGTCGTGCAAAAGTCATTCATTTAAATCTTAGCAAAGAGAATGCGTTTAAGCCTGATATGAACACGCCAGAGCTTCAAAATGCGGATTTGATTATCTTAAATTTCCCAAACAATCCAACCACTTCTACTCTCTCTTTGGAGGAGTTAAGCGAGTGGGTACGCTTTGCGCTCAAACATGACATTGTGCTTTTAAACGATGAGTGTTACAGTGAAATTTATGCCGATATAAAGCCAGTATCGCTTTTAGAAGCCTCTTTATATGTAGGAAATCACAGCTTTAAAAATATGTTGGTCATTAACTCCATTTCTAAACGCAGTTCCGCTCCTAGTTTACGCTCAGGCTTTATTGCTGGGGATGCAAACATTTTAAAAGGGTACGCACAGTATCGAACTTATGTGGGTATGGGGATTCCATTGCCGATTCAAATGGCTTCAGTTCTCGCATGGAATGATATGGAACATGTGGAACTTACCCGCAAAGAGTATGCTAAAAACCTCTCTTTAGCGCAGGAGATTTTAGGTGTGAAAAAGGTGGATGCAACCTTTTATGTCTGGCTAGAGGTGAGCGATGATATAGCCTTTACATGTAAACTTTACGAGACGAAAAATATCAAAGTCTTACCTGGGCGATTTTTAGGACGTGAGGGCATGGGTGAGGGATATGTGCGCATTGCGTTGGTGGAAAATAGTGAAAAAACAGAAAAAATTTTAAAAGAGATTGCAGCATTTATGAAGGAAAATGATTGA